One window of the Arthrobacter sp. D5-1 genome contains the following:
- a CDS encoding ParA family protein has translation MGSSETSTQRIPPFMSLGSARAMATPSASLQSAIVRTNSVDNAAVSRETVSDGVHNVMDSIDDSSPIARQLAHETRRRERLVGRELPKPDKTRIFTVSNQKGGVGKTTTTVNIAAALASAGLNVLVIDIDPQGNASTALGIEHHADVDSIYDVLINDLPLNDVVAPCPDIPNLICAPATIHLAGAEIELVSLVAREQRLRRAIDVYAKEREKNGESRLDFIFIDCPPSLGLLTVNAFCAASEVLIPIQCEYYALEGLSQLLKNIEMIQKHLNADLEVSTILLTMYDGRTNLAAQVASEVRQHFPEQVLGAVVPRSVRISEAPSYQQTVMTYDPSSSGALSYMEAAAEIAER, from the coding sequence GTGGGCAGTAGTGAAACCTCCACGCAGCGAATCCCCCCGTTTATGTCGTTGGGGTCAGCTCGGGCAATGGCTACACCCTCTGCGTCTCTTCAGTCTGCAATCGTGCGCACTAATTCGGTTGATAATGCCGCTGTTTCACGTGAAACCGTATCTGATGGAGTGCATAACGTGATGGATTCCATTGATGACTCGAGTCCCATCGCCCGTCAGTTGGCACACGAGACCCGTCGGCGTGAACGGCTGGTGGGCAGGGAACTGCCAAAGCCGGATAAAACCCGCATCTTCACGGTTTCCAATCAAAAAGGTGGGGTCGGTAAGACGACCACCACCGTGAACATCGCTGCCGCTCTGGCCTCCGCCGGCCTCAACGTCTTGGTGATTGATATTGATCCACAGGGCAACGCGTCAACGGCTCTGGGCATTGAGCACCACGCCGACGTTGACAGTATCTACGACGTCCTGATCAACGACCTTCCCCTGAACGACGTTGTGGCCCCTTGCCCAGATATTCCCAACCTGATCTGCGCACCCGCCACCATCCATCTTGCCGGTGCTGAAATCGAGCTGGTTTCATTGGTTGCCCGGGAACAGAGGCTCCGGCGAGCCATCGACGTCTACGCCAAGGAGCGGGAGAAGAACGGCGAGAGCCGCTTGGACTTCATCTTTATTGACTGCCCGCCCAGCCTCGGGCTGCTGACGGTCAACGCCTTCTGTGCCGCAAGTGAAGTCCTTATTCCCATCCAGTGCGAGTACTACGCCTTGGAAGGATTGAGCCAGCTTCTCAAGAACATCGAAATGATCCAGAAGCACCTCAATGCTGACCTGGAGGTGTCCACGATCCTCCTGACCATGTACGACGGCCGAACGAACCTCGCCGCTCAGGTCGCATCCGAGGTACGCCAACACTTCCCCGAACAAGTTCTGGGAGCAGTGGTTCCGCGTTCTGTGCGTATCTCCGAAGCACCCAGCTACCAGCAGACGGTCATGACCTACGATCCTTCGTCGAGCGGCGCGCTCTCCTACATGGAAGCCGCCGCCGAAATCGCTGAACGCTAG
- a CDS encoding ABC transporter substrate-binding protein, with protein sequence MSHPIDVGSVLGGRYKVTANVLTSHDQDQVLDGVDQVLNRPVSILVAGPGNAEQVAQSAREVATGERPGHVQILDLGVSDNTTYLITNHSSAPDLLDLVVATNPPYIEPFFTETLGSEIFGQPRTYEPETYDGLYEDDEHDAEYIQYDENGYPIHREGDADPAAAPQGSNVPPRPASSPSSSKSGIAGKLAAAAAGAGAAGLAAWKNSGSKNHDAGAAADSGAVAGNSAADSGSGAAASSASSSGAAGSGASAQPPTQAVTSQPTPPQAPPAAPAQPPTQPRTQAVNAQPAPTREPAEPKVSLWSEEDYGFAGGAAAGGAAAGTAAAARGTADSSYDRAPSSFPASAAVQEDYDDEEVYEDDAPEKEPRSLRWLVGGLLAAVLIVGLVLAVTNLGSLLPSGAPAATQSTSAPQTSSTQQSEEPTPTETAPPATPPAIEGISRLGDFPFAATYDKDLARAFDGNAASYWSDMEFATADWGGLVTNMPLVIELKEKTEVKSIVLNQLGGSGGSISVYTNDRPAMDGAKLVGTNSFTSPELTMPLAAPTQTQYVIVDIKALPKLAAPKTRFGFGLRLAEVTVQ encoded by the coding sequence GTGTCCCACCCGATCGACGTCGGATCAGTACTTGGCGGCCGCTACAAGGTCACAGCCAATGTGTTGACCTCGCATGACCAAGATCAGGTGCTCGACGGCGTGGACCAGGTCCTCAACCGTCCCGTGAGCATCCTTGTCGCCGGCCCCGGAAACGCTGAGCAGGTTGCCCAGAGCGCCCGTGAAGTCGCCACGGGGGAACGCCCCGGCCATGTCCAGATCCTGGACCTCGGCGTCAGCGACAACACCACCTACCTCATCACCAACCACAGCAGCGCTCCCGATTTGCTGGACCTGGTGGTCGCGACCAACCCGCCGTACATCGAGCCGTTCTTCACTGAGACGCTCGGAAGCGAGATCTTCGGCCAGCCACGGACCTATGAGCCTGAGACCTACGACGGCTTGTACGAAGACGACGAACACGACGCCGAGTACATCCAGTACGACGAAAACGGCTACCCGATTCACCGTGAGGGCGATGCCGATCCTGCTGCCGCTCCCCAGGGCAGCAACGTGCCTCCGAGACCAGCTTCCAGCCCGTCATCATCCAAGAGCGGCATCGCCGGCAAACTGGCTGCTGCCGCCGCCGGCGCTGGTGCCGCCGGTTTGGCCGCGTGGAAGAACTCGGGATCCAAGAACCACGACGCCGGTGCTGCCGCCGACAGTGGTGCGGTCGCCGGCAATAGTGCCGCTGACTCCGGCTCCGGTGCCGCTGCTTCAAGCGCTTCTTCATCGGGTGCTGCGGGGTCGGGTGCATCGGCTCAGCCGCCAACGCAGGCCGTGACATCGCAGCCAACACCTCCTCAGGCTCCGCCGGCAGCCCCGGCGCAACCGCCAACACAGCCGCGAACACAGGCAGTCAATGCCCAGCCGGCACCAACGCGTGAACCGGCCGAACCCAAGGTTTCGTTGTGGTCCGAAGAGGACTACGGCTTTGCTGGAGGTGCTGCCGCTGGCGGTGCCGCGGCTGGTACCGCGGCCGCTGCACGAGGCACCGCAGACTCCTCTTACGACCGTGCCCCCAGCAGCTTCCCGGCGTCGGCCGCTGTGCAGGAAGACTACGACGACGAGGAAGTGTACGAGGACGACGCTCCGGAGAAGGAGCCACGTTCCCTCCGTTGGCTCGTCGGTGGCTTGCTTGCTGCTGTGCTGATCGTGGGACTTGTCCTTGCCGTCACCAACCTGGGCAGCCTCCTTCCCAGCGGTGCCCCCGCGGCCACGCAGAGCACCTCTGCACCTCAAACCAGCAGCACGCAGCAATCCGAGGAGCCAACTCCTACGGAGACGGCGCCACCGGCCACACCGCCTGCCATCGAGGGCATTTCCCGTCTCGGTGACTTCCCCTTCGCGGCCACGTACGACAAAGACCTCGCCAGGGCCTTCGACGGCAACGCGGCAAGCTACTGGTCAGACATGGAATTCGCCACAGCCGACTGGGGTGGACTCGTCACCAACATGCCGCTGGTGATCGAGCTCAAGGAAAAGACCGAGGTTAAGTCCATCGTGCTGAACCAGTTGGGTGGATCCGGCGGCAGCATCAGCGTTTACACCAACGACCGCCCTGCCATGGACGGAGCCAAGCTGGTAGGCACCAACAGCTTCACGTCCCCGGAGCTGACCATGCCCTTGGCGGCGCCGACGCAGACCCAGTACGTCATTGTGGACATCAAGGCCTTGCCCAAGCTGGCTGCACCGAAGACCCGTTTCGGATTCGGCCTGCGTTTGGCAGAGGTCACGGTCCAGTAG
- the dnaA gene encoding chromosomal replication initiator protein DnaA → MTVDEANHANTVGSSWRRVLSLMEQDDRVSPRQRGFVILAQAQGLIGSTLLVAVPNELTREVLQTQVKDALDDALRSVFSDDIRCAIDVDTDLVPVHAEPEPVVELSAVSDFAEPKPQPTPPSTSHEFGRLNPKYIFDTFVIGSSNRFAHAAAVAVAEAPAKAYNPLFIYGDSGLGKTHLLHAIGHYARRLYSGIRVRYVNSEEFTNDFINSIRDDEGTSFKTTYRNVDVLLIDDIQFLAGKDRTQEEFFHTFNALHNANKQVVITSDQPPKMLAGFEDRMTSRFEWGLLTDIQPPELETRIAILRKKGLSEGLSAPDDALEYIASKISSNIRELEGALIRVTAFASLNRQPVDVALAEMVLKDLITDDGAQEITAKQILDQTADYFKLSMEELCSKSRTRTLVTARQIAMYLCRELTDMSLPKIGQELGGRDHTTVIHADRKIRELMAERRVIYNQVTELTNRIKQQQRDS, encoded by the coding sequence ATGACAGTAGACGAAGCCAACCACGCCAACACTGTCGGAAGTTCCTGGCGCAGGGTGCTGAGCCTCATGGAACAGGACGACCGGGTATCACCCCGTCAGCGCGGTTTCGTCATCCTCGCCCAGGCACAGGGCCTCATAGGTTCCACACTCTTGGTGGCCGTTCCCAACGAACTCACCCGCGAAGTCCTGCAGACCCAGGTCAAGGATGCCCTGGACGATGCCCTTCGCAGCGTTTTCTCTGACGACATCCGCTGCGCCATCGACGTCGACACCGATCTGGTGCCGGTCCATGCAGAGCCGGAACCCGTCGTCGAGCTTTCCGCCGTATCCGACTTCGCCGAGCCGAAGCCCCAGCCCACTCCGCCCAGTACCTCGCATGAGTTCGGCCGCCTGAACCCGAAGTACATCTTCGATACTTTCGTGATCGGTTCCTCGAACCGCTTTGCGCACGCGGCCGCCGTCGCTGTCGCCGAAGCGCCGGCCAAGGCGTACAACCCGCTGTTCATCTACGGCGACTCTGGCTTGGGCAAGACCCACCTGCTGCACGCCATTGGTCATTACGCCCGCCGGCTCTACAGCGGCATCCGGGTCCGCTACGTGAACTCCGAGGAATTCACCAACGACTTCATCAACTCCATCCGGGACGACGAAGGCACCAGCTTCAAGACCACGTACCGGAACGTGGATGTGCTGTTGATCGATGACATCCAGTTCCTGGCGGGCAAGGACCGGACGCAGGAGGAGTTCTTCCACACGTTCAACGCCCTGCACAATGCCAACAAGCAGGTTGTCATCACCTCGGACCAGCCGCCAAAGATGCTCGCCGGCTTCGAGGACCGCATGACGTCCCGCTTCGAGTGGGGCCTGCTGACCGACATCCAGCCGCCGGAACTCGAAACCCGCATTGCCATCCTCCGCAAGAAGGGCCTCAGCGAAGGCTTGTCGGCACCGGACGACGCCCTGGAGTACATCGCCTCGAAGATCTCCAGCAACATCCGGGAACTCGAGGGGGCTTTGATCCGCGTCACGGCGTTCGCCAGCCTCAACCGCCAACCGGTGGATGTAGCCCTGGCTGAGATGGTGCTCAAGGACCTGATCACTGACGACGGCGCCCAGGAGATCACGGCGAAGCAGATCCTGGACCAGACGGCGGACTACTTCAAGCTCAGCATGGAAGAGCTCTGCAGCAAGTCCCGCACCCGTACGTTGGTGACCGCCCGCCAAATCGCCATGTACCTGTGCCGTGAACTGACGGACATGTCCCTGCCGAAGATCGGGCAGGAGCTCGGCGGCCGTGACCACACCACCGTCATCCACGCTGATCGCAAGATCCGCGAACTGATGGCGGAACGTCGTGTGATCTACAACCAGGTCACTGAGCTCACCAACCGCATCAAACAGCAGCAGCGCGACTCCTGA
- the rnpA gene encoding ribonuclease P protein component: MLATPNRLRTSTDFSTTVRSGVRNGRRNLVLYTASIGAGEPSRIGFIVSKAVGNAVTRNLVKRRLREAGALSLHKHGTGLAVVVRALPAAASASWEQLLSDYNAALAVTTKRLSGSAPRNASTEHNGTTTEGTPRA; this comes from the coding sequence GTGCTAGCCACCCCTAACCGTCTGCGGACGTCTACCGACTTTTCAACAACTGTACGTTCCGGCGTCCGCAATGGACGCCGGAACTTAGTGTTATATACGGCCTCTATCGGGGCCGGGGAGCCGAGTCGAATCGGCTTCATTGTCTCCAAAGCCGTCGGGAACGCCGTGACCAGGAACCTCGTTAAGAGGAGACTGAGAGAAGCAGGCGCTCTTTCCTTGCACAAGCATGGAACGGGTCTGGCGGTGGTGGTCCGGGCGTTGCCCGCAGCTGCATCTGCCAGCTGGGAGCAACTGCTCTCGGACTACAACGCCGCACTGGCAGTGACGACGAAGCGATTGAGTGGCTCAGCTCCACGCAACGCTTCGACTGAACACAACGGCACCACAACGGAAGGGACACCGCGTGCATGA
- the trxA gene encoding thioredoxin, which translates to MSNAKDVTDASFSTDVLASEKPVIVDFWAEWCGPCRKLGPILDEISVEYGDKVDVVKLNVDDNPAIAAEYGITSIPAVYLFSGGEVKSTVIGAKPKQFFEKEFADVLS; encoded by the coding sequence ATGAGCAACGCAAAAGACGTAACTGACGCAAGCTTCAGCACTGATGTCCTGGCTTCAGAGAAGCCGGTCATCGTGGACTTCTGGGCAGAGTGGTGTGGCCCTTGCCGCAAGCTCGGTCCCATCCTTGACGAGATCTCCGTCGAGTACGGCGACAAAGTTGATGTTGTGAAGCTCAACGTCGACGACAACCCTGCCATCGCGGCCGAGTACGGCATCACGTCCATCCCGGCTGTGTACCTGTTCAGTGGGGGAGAAGTGAAGAGCACTGTCATCGGCGCCAAGCCGAAGCAGTTCTTCGAGAAGGAATTCGCGGACGTCCTGTCCTAG
- a CDS encoding ParB/RepB/Spo0J family partition protein yields the protein MSEKRRGLGRGLGALIPSSAAAQGNGVAPSRPVDLFFPEARKSEEPAVEDPIQDSAAVESSKESAATPAAAKAPAPKAAASKASTKSATSKTSASKPAPKRASVPSDHTTDESEPAKAATKSTTRSTPDVELVEVPGARFAEIPVGDIHPNRKQPRSVFDEDDMAELVHSVREIGVLQPIVVRTSTEKGGEPYELVMGERRWRAVQAAGLETIPAIVRDTTDDDLLRDALLENLHRSQLNPLEEAAAYQQLLEDFGTTHEQLADRIGRSRPQVSNTLRLLKLPPLVQRRVAASVLSAGHARALLALPDAAAMERLAQKIVAEGMSVRATEEAVALYQDPTAPAKSSIPKPNARHERLDYLASSLSDRLDTNVKITLGARKGRVSIEFASVEDLNRIMDVLGPGTEG from the coding sequence ATGAGCGAAAAGCGAAGGGGCCTCGGTAGGGGTCTTGGGGCTCTCATTCCTAGCTCGGCCGCGGCCCAGGGAAACGGCGTGGCGCCATCCCGTCCTGTGGATCTGTTCTTCCCGGAAGCCCGGAAGTCCGAAGAGCCGGCAGTAGAAGATCCGATCCAGGACTCCGCTGCTGTGGAGTCGTCAAAGGAGTCGGCAGCGACGCCGGCCGCTGCCAAGGCTCCAGCGCCCAAAGCGGCAGCTTCCAAGGCGTCAACCAAGTCCGCCACCTCCAAGACATCTGCATCGAAGCCTGCCCCCAAGCGAGCGTCAGTGCCCTCTGATCACACGACGGATGAATCGGAGCCGGCAAAGGCCGCAACCAAGTCCACTACTCGCTCGACACCGGACGTGGAGCTGGTTGAAGTTCCTGGTGCTCGCTTTGCCGAGATTCCGGTCGGTGACATCCATCCGAACCGTAAACAGCCGCGTTCGGTCTTCGATGAAGATGACATGGCCGAGCTGGTTCACTCCGTTCGCGAAATCGGCGTCCTCCAGCCAATTGTTGTACGTACTTCAACCGAAAAGGGTGGAGAACCGTATGAATTGGTCATGGGTGAGCGTCGCTGGCGTGCGGTACAGGCCGCAGGGCTCGAAACCATCCCTGCGATCGTCCGCGATACCACTGACGACGACCTCCTTCGCGACGCTTTGCTGGAAAACCTCCACCGCAGCCAGCTGAACCCTCTGGAAGAGGCTGCTGCCTATCAGCAGCTCTTGGAAGACTTTGGGACCACTCACGAACAGCTTGCAGATCGCATAGGTCGCTCTCGGCCGCAGGTGTCCAACACACTCCGTTTGCTGAAGCTCCCGCCCTTGGTCCAGCGGCGTGTAGCAGCGAGTGTTTTGTCTGCCGGCCATGCGCGGGCACTCTTGGCCCTGCCGGACGCCGCTGCGATGGAACGCCTGGCTCAGAAGATTGTGGCCGAGGGGATGTCTGTGAGGGCAACAGAAGAGGCAGTGGCTCTCTATCAAGATCCTACTGCTCCCGCCAAGAGCAGTATCCCGAAACCCAATGCGCGCCACGAGCGTTTGGACTACTTGGCGTCGTCACTCTCGGACCGCCTGGACACCAATGTGAAGATTACTTTGGGTGCACGCAAAGGCCGAGTCAGCATTGAGTTCGCCAGCGTTGAGGATCTCAACCGCATCATGGATGTGCTTGGCCCCGGCACCGAAGGCTAA
- the rsmG gene encoding 16S rRNA (guanine(527)-N(7))-methyltransferase RsmG, which yields MVEITAAELEAAEKIFGERLDLAKRYVEHLATSGTERGLIGPREIPRLWSRHVLNCAVIETAIAMDSHVADVGSGAGLPGLCLAIARPDLELTLIEPLERRVIWLQEVVDDLGLDNVTIMRTRAELAVGMVDADVVTARAVSALSNLAGLTIPLLNGRGEVVAIKGRSAAEEIEKAKKVIRKLGGVETSVVVCGQELLEEPTTVVRIIVNKPGKTA from the coding sequence ATGGTTGAAATTACCGCAGCTGAACTTGAAGCGGCAGAGAAGATCTTTGGGGAGCGCTTGGATCTTGCCAAGCGCTACGTGGAACACCTCGCCACCTCCGGAACTGAGCGTGGGCTGATTGGCCCGCGTGAGATTCCGCGTTTGTGGAGTCGCCACGTACTGAACTGTGCAGTCATCGAAACTGCAATTGCCATGGACAGCCACGTCGCCGACGTTGGATCCGGTGCAGGCCTGCCGGGTCTTTGCCTGGCAATTGCACGCCCGGACCTTGAACTGACGTTGATTGAGCCGCTTGAGCGTCGTGTCATCTGGCTCCAGGAAGTCGTAGATGACCTGGGCCTGGACAACGTCACCATCATGAGGACGCGTGCTGAGCTGGCCGTTGGAATGGTGGACGCCGATGTTGTGACGGCGAGGGCTGTTTCTGCGCTCAGCAACCTGGCGGGCCTGACGATTCCCCTTTTGAACGGCCGCGGCGAAGTTGTGGCCATCAAGGGTCGTAGCGCTGCCGAAGAGATTGAGAAAGCCAAGAAGGTCATCCGCAAACTTGGCGGCGTGGAAACGTCGGTTGTGGTTTGTGGACAGGAGCTTTTGGAGGAACCCACCACTGTGGTGAGGATTATCGTCAACAAGCCCGGAAAGACGGCCTGA
- the yidC gene encoding membrane protein insertase YidC, whose product MDFFETIMFPFKWLVSIIMVGFHEGLSFIGLPAANGWTWTLSIIGLVLVIRAALIPVFVKQIKAQRGMQLLQPDLKKLQTKYKGKTDQLSRQAMAQEQMALYKKHGTNPFSACLPMLIQMPFFFALFQVLSGITAARNSGKGIGAMSADQVVQFDESSIFGAPLSASLLHGGAGGNEVAVWILSIVMIIAMTASQFITQKQIMAKNMSEEAMASPFMRQQKMMLYILPLVFGIGGINFPIGVLIYWTTTNLWTMGQQFFVIRRMPTPGSPAAKALEERRAAKGLPPLLGGKKTADAAAEAEAAAAAAAEIRAQRVQPQRKNRKKK is encoded by the coding sequence ATGGACTTCTTTGAAACAATCATGTTTCCGTTCAAGTGGCTGGTGTCAATCATCATGGTTGGCTTCCACGAGGGACTGAGCTTCATTGGCCTGCCCGCCGCGAACGGCTGGACGTGGACTCTGTCCATCATCGGCCTCGTGTTGGTGATCCGTGCCGCCCTGATCCCGGTCTTCGTCAAGCAGATCAAAGCGCAGCGCGGCATGCAGCTGCTGCAGCCGGACCTGAAGAAGCTTCAGACCAAATACAAGGGCAAGACCGATCAGCTGTCCCGCCAGGCAATGGCGCAGGAACAGATGGCCCTGTACAAGAAGCACGGCACCAACCCGTTCTCGGCATGTTTGCCGATGCTGATTCAGATGCCGTTCTTCTTCGCGCTGTTCCAGGTGTTGTCGGGTATCACCGCAGCCCGTAACAGCGGCAAGGGCATTGGGGCCATGAGCGCCGACCAGGTTGTCCAGTTCGATGAATCCAGCATCTTCGGTGCGCCGCTGTCTGCTTCGCTGCTTCACGGTGGTGCCGGTGGCAACGAGGTTGCAGTCTGGATTCTCTCCATCGTGATGATCATTGCCATGACGGCCTCGCAGTTCATCACCCAGAAGCAAATCATGGCCAAGAACATGTCCGAAGAGGCCATGGCCAGCCCGTTCATGCGCCAGCAGAAAATGATGCTTTACATCCTGCCGCTCGTGTTCGGTATTGGTGGCATCAACTTCCCCATCGGTGTCCTCATCTACTGGACCACCACCAACCTGTGGACCATGGGCCAGCAGTTCTTCGTCATCCGCCGCATGCCTACCCCGGGTTCCCCTGCCGCCAAGGCACTGGAGGAGCGCCGTGCCGCCAAGGGCCTGCCGCCGCTGCTGGGTGGCAAGAAGACCGCGGACGCCGCTGCTGAAGCCGAAGCAGCTGCCGCGGCGGCGGCCGAGATCCGGGCACAGCGCGTCCAGCCACAACGTAAGAACAGGAAGAAGAAGTAA
- the yidD gene encoding membrane protein insertion efficiency factor YidD, whose protein sequence is MAQLHATLRLNTTAPQRKGHRVHDISTAVVPSSSDPSGKVPPRNLPAAVGTFLWELPRNILILLLKTYRKVISPLYGQVCRFFPSCSAYALEAVTVHGAVKGSWLAAKRLAKCHPWNAGGVDHVPAGHRHWPEGRTPTIVVLNNPDQFLAAQADEEGRSAA, encoded by the coding sequence GTGGCTCAGCTCCACGCAACGCTTCGACTGAACACAACGGCACCACAACGGAAGGGACACCGCGTGCATGACATAAGCACCGCCGTCGTTCCTTCCTCAAGCGACCCCTCCGGCAAGGTTCCCCCCAGGAATCTGCCGGCGGCGGTCGGCACGTTCCTCTGGGAGCTGCCCCGCAACATTCTTATCCTCTTGCTGAAGACGTACCGCAAGGTCATCTCGCCCCTGTACGGCCAGGTGTGCCGTTTCTTTCCCTCTTGCTCCGCGTACGCGCTGGAAGCAGTAACGGTGCATGGCGCCGTGAAGGGCAGCTGGCTCGCAGCCAAAAGGCTCGCCAAATGTCACCCTTGGAACGCTGGTGGAGTGGACCATGTCCCCGCCGGCCATCGTCATTGGCCTGAAGGCCGGACGCCCACAATTGTTGTACTGAACAATCCGGACCAGTTCCTGGCTGCTCAGGCTGATGAAGAAGGCCGCTCGGCGGCCTAA
- the rpmH gene encoding 50S ribosomal protein L34, with the protein MSKRTFQPNNRRRAKKHGFRLRMRTRAGRAILAARRGKGRVELSA; encoded by the coding sequence GTGAGCAAGCGGACTTTTCAGCCGAATAACCGCCGTCGGGCCAAGAAGCACGGCTTCCGCCTTCGTATGCGCACCCGTGCCGGCCGCGCCATCCTGGCTGCCCGTCGCGGCAAGGGCCGCGTCGAACTGTCGGCGTAA
- a CDS encoding R3H domain-containing nucleic acid-binding protein, with protein MSAESTEEVIAAVTEDQDETQEETQSKTASRLEEEGDIAADYLEELLDIADIDGDIDIEVRNGRTYISIGADEESAALDSLVGRDGEVLEALQELARLSVLSATESRSRLVLDINGYRKERAGVLQQIAEDAVAKVKADGGTVALEPMSAYERKIVHDAVADLGFVSESEGEGAGRHIVVSAD; from the coding sequence ATGTCTGCCGAGAGCACTGAAGAAGTTATCGCCGCTGTGACTGAAGACCAGGACGAGACCCAGGAAGAGACGCAGTCCAAGACGGCCAGTCGTCTTGAAGAAGAAGGCGACATTGCCGCCGACTACCTCGAGGAACTTCTGGATATTGCCGATATCGACGGCGATATCGACATCGAGGTCCGCAACGGACGCACGTACATCTCTATTGGTGCCGATGAAGAGTCGGCCGCATTGGACAGCCTCGTAGGACGTGACGGCGAGGTTCTGGAGGCCCTGCAGGAGCTGGCCCGCCTCTCGGTCCTTTCCGCTACCGAAAGCCGTTCACGCCTGGTGCTGGACATCAACGGCTACCGTAAGGAGCGCGCGGGCGTGCTTCAGCAGATCGCTGAAGACGCCGTGGCCAAGGTCAAGGCCGACGGCGGTACGGTGGCCCTTGAGCCGATGAGCGCTTACGAGCGAAAGATTGTCCACGACGCCGTCGCTGACCTCGGATTCGTTTCCGAGTCTGAAGGCGAAGGCGCCGGCCGCCACATCGTCGTTTCGGCTGACTAG
- the trxB gene encoding thioredoxin-disulfide reductase, translating into MSIAENSASQVRDVIIVGSGPAGYTAAVYTARANMKPLLIAGSVTAGGELMNTTDVENYPGFPDGIMGPDLMENFEKQAARFGTEIQFEDVTELDLDGDIKTVTIGTGETFQAKAIILSTGSAYRELGLANEKRLSGHGVSWCATCDGFFFKDQDIAVIGGGDSAMEEALFLTKFAKSVTVVHRRDTLKASKIMGDRAQAHEKINFVWNTAVEDVLGEDKVTGLKLKNLVDGTESELAVTGVFVAIGNDPRTDLIKGKVDLTPEGTIAVEGRSSRTNIKGVFAAGDVIDPTYRQAITASGSGCVAALDVEHYLADLHS; encoded by the coding sequence GTGAGCATTGCAGAAAACAGCGCATCGCAGGTGCGTGACGTCATCATCGTAGGTTCAGGCCCCGCCGGCTACACAGCCGCTGTTTACACCGCCCGTGCCAACATGAAGCCTCTGCTCATTGCCGGTTCCGTCACCGCTGGTGGCGAACTCATGAACACCACAGACGTGGAAAACTACCCGGGCTTCCCAGACGGCATCATGGGCCCGGACCTTATGGAGAACTTCGAAAAGCAGGCCGCGCGTTTCGGTACCGAAATCCAGTTCGAGGACGTCACCGAATTGGACCTCGACGGCGACATCAAGACCGTGACTATCGGTACGGGTGAGACCTTCCAGGCGAAGGCCATCATCCTGTCCACCGGTTCGGCCTACCGCGAGCTCGGCTTGGCGAACGAAAAACGCCTCTCAGGCCACGGCGTTAGCTGGTGTGCAACCTGCGATGGTTTCTTCTTCAAGGATCAGGACATCGCTGTAATCGGTGGTGGCGACTCGGCCATGGAGGAAGCACTGTTCCTCACCAAATTCGCAAAGTCTGTCACGGTGGTCCACCGACGCGACACACTCAAGGCTTCGAAGATCATGGGCGATCGCGCTCAGGCCCACGAGAAGATCAATTTCGTGTGGAACACCGCGGTGGAGGACGTTCTGGGTGAAGACAAGGTCACTGGTCTGAAACTGAAGAACCTTGTGGATGGCACCGAATCCGAGCTCGCCGTCACCGGGGTCTTCGTCGCTATCGGCAACGATCCCCGCACGGACCTCATCAAGGGCAAAGTTGATCTGACCCCCGAGGGAACCATCGCCGTGGAAGGCCGCAGCTCCCGGACCAACATCAAGGGTGTCTTCGCCGCGGGCGACGTCATCGACCCCACCTACCGCCAGGCCATCACGGCTTCGGGCTCCGGTTGTGTAGCGGCCCTCGATGTTGAGCACTACCTCGCAGACTTGCACTCCTAA